In the genome of Elusimicrobiales bacterium, the window TTCACCGAAGCCCCGGGCACGGGCGAGCCGAAATAGTACCGCACGCCGCCTTCCACCCTGGCCGGACTGCCGTACCTGAAGGAAGCCGCGGCGGAGGCCAGCTTAACCTCAAATTCGGGACGCTTGTATTCCTCAACCGAAAATTCCGCCTGGCCGGAAAATTCGCGCCCGTACTCGCTTACCGAAGCCGACACCCTGTACTGCCCCAGCAGCTTGCCCGCCGGCACGGTAAACGCGCCCGCCGCGCTGCCCATGTCGTTTACGGACAGCTCCTTATGGTAAAAATTCTGCCAGCCCGCGTCCGAGACGGATATTTTCACCCGCGCGCCGCCGCCGTATACCCGCCAGCCGCCCTTGCGGCGGGAGAGAACCGTAACCTTGAACTTGACTTCCTGCCCGGGGCGGTAGACGGGGCGGTCGGTCTCGGCGAAGACGCCAAGCGGCTCCGGGGAGGAGCAGTCCGCGTACAAACCGCCCTGCCACCAGCCGTAAGAGCCGTTGGCGTAAAGCAGCGGGTCTATGAAAGCGCCGCAGCCCCCGTCCGCGCCCGGCATGATGCCGGCGGCATAAGAGGCGGCGCCGTCCTGCCCGGTGAAAAGCCCGCCGGTCGCGGGAACCGAGTTTGCCTCCGCGCGGTAGCTTATCCGCGCGCCGGGGACAGGCTTGCCGGTAACTGCGTCAAGCGCGTAGAGGCGGAACAGCTCCGCGCTTATCCTGCGGCGGGGCTGCTGCGGGTCAAACAGAAAATCCTCCGGGTCGCCCTTGAGGCCGCCGCTGCCCGCCAGGAAAACGGAGGTTATATTGGCTATCGCCGCCGACATGGGCGCGCGGCCCTTTTCGAATTTCGCGTCGCCGCAGGCGGCGGTTACATATATCCCCGCCCCCAGCGCGGGCGACGAGGAGAGGAAATTTTTGTATCCGTGCGGCGCGGGGTAGGACACCGCGTCCGACCATTGCGCGTCCGGCCTGCGTCCGAGGAAATGGTCAACCGCCTGCGGCGTCAGGAAACGCAGCGTCTCCGCGCCGCCCTGTCCGATACCCTGGCCGGAAACGGAGGAAAGCTCCTGCGGTGTGGTCTTCCAGGCGCGGAAATGCACCTTCTCCAGGTTGCGCGCGGAAACCTCCGCGAAACGCCCGCCGGGCGGCGCGCTCCGCGCGGAAAATTCCAGCCGGGGCAGCCGTATCTCCGCCGACAGGCGGGCGCAGTTTTTTCCGTAATACGAATCCGGCGCGGCGGACTGCGCTTTTTTGCAAATCTCCACCGCGTCGCCGTATCTGCCGGCATCGTTGAGCAGAGAGGCGGCCTCGAAAGCGGCGCGCGCGCCCGCCGCCCCCGGCAGGGCGGACCATTTCTGCAGAACTTTCAGCGCGGCGGCCCCGTACTCCTTCTGGTTTGCGGACACCAGCCAGCCGTATTTCACCGGCAGCAGCAGCCGGTCCATTTTCCAGTTGTCGCAGGCGGGCTGCCTGCCGGCGCAGGGCGCGCCGGCGCCCTCGTATACGGCGGCGGCCTTAAGCGCGGCGGGGGCGGAGCCGTCGTAATCGTGTTTGTACTGCTCCGCCGACAATGCCCAGACATCGGGTTTTGGCCCGGCAGCCGGAGCGCCCTCCAGCAGAAAAGACGTCCAGCGCGAGACGGCGAAATCCCACAGCGAGGGCATGTCGCCCAGCTCCGCGTTTTTGATGTTTATGAAATACCCCTCGTCTTTGAGCGGGGCGGCGGCCAGCTTGTCGCGCAGCGGCCACAGCGCGTCGTAGGCCGCGTCTATGCGCGCGCGCCACTGCGCGGCGGTGCGGTGGGTGATGTCGGCGGACTGCTCCTGCGCGTCCTCCGGCAGGCCGTAGCCGTAATGCGCCAGATAGGCGCGCCCGGCCTCGGCCTCCAGCAGCAGGAATCTCGCCTGCCACAGCGGCGCGGAGGGGCGCGGCATGGCCTCCAGCCGGCGGACGGCCTCGCCGCAGCGGTCCAGCAGGATTTCGCAGTAAACGGCGCGGTAGGCGGCCTTCAGCCCGTCTTCGGACGAGGGGGAGGCGGCTTTTCCGTAGGAGGAAATCGCCTCGTTGTAAAGCCCGCGCCCAAACAGCGAGTCCGCGCCGTCAAGCGCGCCCGCGGCGGCGCAGGCGGCAAAAGCGGACAGGAACAACCCGGACACGCCCGTGATTTGCAATTTCATGCAGCCTCCGGCAAAGCCGCGCCCGGCGGGCGCGGCGGTTTCAGGTGAAAGTTTCCAGATACGCGCAAAGGCCGCAGGATTTCGCGTCCGCGACGGCGCGGTCGTACTCGGCGACGGCGCGGGGCTTGCGGCCCAGCAGGTACAGGCATTGCGCGGCGGAAAGCCGGCTTAAAATCTCGCCCCGCTTCTCGTCGGAGCCGGAGAAAAGCGCCCGCGCCTTCATAAACTCCGCCAGCGCGGATTTCACCGCGCCGCGCTTTAGCAGTATGTTTCCGATTCCCCAGCGCACAAAGCCCAGGTCCGGCCTGTCGCCTATGCCGGAATACAGCCTGTCCGCCTTCCGGTACAGCCGCAGCGCGGCGGAGAGATCGCCTTTCTGGCGCAGCGCGTTGGCCAGGCCGCAGCTTGCATAGGCTTTGCCAAAAGCATCGTCGGAGCCGCGGAAAATTTTCTCCGCCATGCGGTAGTATTTTTCGGAAGAGGCCACGTCGCCGGCCACCCGGCACACCCCGCCCAGCCCGAACCACGCGTATCCCAGCGCGGCCCTGTCGCCCGCCGAGTATTTGGCGGACAGCCCAAACTGCGCGATTGAGCGCCCGAAATCCCCCTCCAGCCGGTAAATGCCGCCCCGCGCCCAGCAGACATAGCCCATGGCGGAATAATCTTTTTCCGCCGCAAAACGGGAAAACAGCGCGTCCAGCAGTTTCATGGCGGGCCTGAGTTCGCCTCTGGCGCGCAGGGCCAGCGCAAGCTCCAGTTCGCACTGGGTTTGAAGCTGCGCGTCGCCGCGCGCGGCTTTGGCGGCGGCGCGGCAAGCGGCAATCGCGCGAACGGCAAGCCCGGATGCGCGCAGGCATTTGGCAAGCCCCAGCAGACAGGCGGCGTTTTGGCCGCCGCGGGCCAGCTTCCGCGCGCTTTCGTACTGCGCCGCCGCCGGGCCGAAGCGGCCCAGCATTCTGGCCGCCTCCGCTTTCAGATACCGCGCCTCAAAACCGCCCTGCCCGTCCAGCAGCTTCAGCGCGGGAGAGGGTTTGTCCGCGTCAAGAAGCCGTTTCGCTTTTTCCGTTTTTGTCATAAAGGGGGCACCCGCCGCAGCGCGGCTTTTTCCTGCAATAATTCTTTCCCAGAGCCACCAGCAGCGCGTGGAATTCGTTGTAAACCCGCGCGCTGCGCGGCAGGCTTGCCTCCAGAAATTCCTGCGCCCGCGCATATCCCGCGTCCGGGCCGAACCAGCCCAGCCTGCCGCCCGTGCGCAGCGTGTACGCGTCAACCACGAAAACTTTTTTTTCGCCGGCGTAGAGCAGAATGGAATCCGCCGTTTCCGGCCCTATGCCCCACAGCGACAGCAGCTCCTCCCGCAACGCGGCGGCCGCGCCGCCGCCAAGCCAGGCGGCCATGTCCGAGCCGGGCTTTGCCGCCAGATGGCGGCAGAACAGGCGCAGCTTTTTCTCCTTCTGGGCGAAATAACCGGAAGGGCGGATAAGCGCGCGCAGCCGCGCGGGCGGGGTTTTCAGCAGCCGCCCCGGCGTCCTGACGCCGGCGCGGTTGAGGTTTTCAAGGGCGCGCTCCGCATTGGCCCACGCGGTGTTCTGTGTCAGTATCGCGCCCAATGCCATTTCAAAGCGGGCCGCGCCGCCGCCGGCGGAATAATCCCCCGGATGATAGCCGGGGCGCGCCGCGCCCTTTTCCGTAACCGGCCACCAGCCCTGCGGCCCGAAA includes:
- a CDS encoding tetratricopeptide repeat protein: MTKTEKAKRLLDADKPSPALKLLDGQGGFEARYLKAEAARMLGRFGPAAAQYESARKLARGGQNAACLLGLAKCLRASGLAVRAIAACRAAAKAARGDAQLQTQCELELALALRARGELRPAMKLLDALFSRFAAEKDYSAMGYVCWARGGIYRLEGDFGRSIAQFGLSAKYSAGDRAALGYAWFGLGGVCRVAGDVASSEKYYRMAEKIFRGSDDAFGKAYASCGLANALRQKGDLSAALRLYRKADRLYSGIGDRPDLGFVRWGIGNILLKRGAVKSALAEFMKARALFSGSDEKRGEILSRLSAAQCLYLLGRKPRAVAEYDRAVADAKSCGLCAYLETFT